One genomic window of Bradyrhizobium sp. CCGE-LA001 includes the following:
- the gloB gene encoding hydroxyacylglutathione hydrolase gives MAAEIRTFTCLNDNFGYLIHDVETKATASIDAPEAGPILKALEREGWQLTDILITHHHGDHVGGVAELKQKFNCRVVAPHDKTTEIANVDLRVANADVVKIGALLGRVVETPGHTLDHISYVFDNEKTVFAADTLFSIGCGRVFEGTYPMMWDSLLKLRALPDDFKLYCGHEYTASNVKFALTIEPDNAALQARAAEVAKLRAENKPTIPSLLGEEKRANVFLRADDPAVAAKLHMKGADAAAVFGELRERKNKS, from the coding sequence TGTGGAAACCAAGGCGACGGCGTCGATCGACGCGCCGGAGGCTGGCCCGATTCTCAAGGCGCTGGAGCGCGAGGGCTGGCAGCTCACCGACATCCTGATCACCCATCATCATGGCGATCATGTCGGCGGGGTCGCCGAACTCAAGCAGAAATTCAATTGCCGCGTCGTCGCGCCGCACGACAAGACCACTGAGATTGCCAACGTCGATCTGCGCGTCGCCAATGCCGACGTGGTCAAGATCGGTGCCCTGCTCGGGCGCGTCGTGGAGACGCCCGGCCACACGCTCGACCACATCTCCTACGTGTTCGACAATGAGAAGACGGTGTTCGCCGCCGACACGCTGTTCTCGATCGGCTGCGGCCGCGTGTTCGAGGGCACCTATCCGATGATGTGGGATTCGCTATTGAAGCTGCGCGCCCTGCCCGACGACTTCAAGCTCTATTGCGGCCACGAATACACCGCCTCCAACGTCAAGTTCGCGCTCACCATCGAGCCTGACAACGCGGCGCTCCAGGCGCGCGCGGCGGAGGTTGCCAAGCTGCGGGCGGAGAACAAGCCGACCATTCCCTCGCTGCTCGGTGAGGAGAAGCGCGCAAACGTATTTCTCCGGGCCGACGATCCCGCGGTTGCGGCCAAGCTGCACATGAAGGGTGCTGATGCCGCCGCGGTGTTCGGCGAGCTGCGCGAGCGCAAGAATAAATCCTAG